A genomic segment from Tachypleus tridentatus isolate NWPU-2018 unplaced genomic scaffold, ASM421037v1 Hic_cluster_2, whole genome shotgun sequence encodes:
- the LOC143242548 gene encoding antiviral innate immune response effector IFIT1-like encodes MDDQSIRLRQLECHCKWKLKIPFSNKTVQKINDNLTDWMKTAKPDIQELSFLLLGYIYMSGLEDGLYEVNLLKAEAYLSEAKEISQSITEKTPFYLFNALEAHRYHMLGQIENCESRLELAEALWEEIKNDPKQMAWLHGARGFALFECAFQNYEEALHSFDEGLKLNPEEPLWHYMKGLILARLRRNKKNENPTQDELESLYKAISLSNEDNADYIITYTLSLSSIWFNNKRDNSLKKKILGYLEKLQKCENTAYILLNCSKVYRYLGNKGEMKKCLLQADNITEGKNGHILHQLGLYFWRMERDFEKAKEYLKKSGIHYAAVDYLLLKRSNNEISSETYLSELSKFEKPESFCKSERARIKVYKGKELQKQDRIKDAKEAFMEATRLDPELITAREAYSKLQNVPQEDIVEE; translated from the coding sequence ATGGATGATCAATCTATTAGACTTCGTCAACTGGAATGCCATTGCAAGTGGAAGCTGAAAATCCCTTTTAGCAACAAAACTGTCCAAAAGATAAACGACAATTTGACAGATTGGATGAAAACAGCGAAGCCCGATATTCAAGAACTAAGCTTTCTTCTTCTTGGATACATTTATATGAGTGGTCTGGAGGACGGTTTGTACGAAGTAAACTTATTAAAAGCAGAAGCTTATTTATCTGAAGCAAAAGAAATATCTCAGAGCATTACTGAAAAaacacctttttatttgtttaatgcgCTGGAAGCCCATAGATATCATATGCTAGGCCAAATAGAGAATTGTGAAAGCCGACTGGAATTGGCAGAAGCATTATGGGAAGAAATTAAGAACGACCCGAAACAAATGGCTTGGTTACATGGAGCCCGTGGTTTTGCTCTGTTCGAATgtgcatttcaaaattatgaagaaGCTTTACATTCATTTGATGAAGGTCTAAAATTAAATCCAGAAGAACCGTTGTGGCATTACATGAAGGGACTGATTTTAGCAAGATTACGCcggaataaaaaaaatgaaaaccctACTCAGGATGAACTGGAAAGTCTTTACAAAGCCATTAGCCTATCGAATGAAGATAATGCAGACTATATTATCACTTACACTTTATCGCTTTCAAGTATATGGTTCAACAATAAAAGAGACAACTcgttgaaaaagaaaatacttgGATATCTCGAAAAACTTCAAAAATGTGAAAACACTGCATACATTCTACTTAACTGCTCCAAAGTATATCGTTACTTAGGTAATaaaggtgaaatgaaaaaatgcCTACTTCAAGCTGATAACATTACTGAAGGAAAAAATGGACACATACTTCATCAATTAGGGCTTTATTTTTGGAGAATGGAAAGGGACTTTGAAAAAGCAAAAGAATATCTGAAAAAAAGTGGAATACATTACGCAGCAGTAGATTATTTACTATTGAAAAGGAGTAACAATGAGATTTCTTCTGAAACATACCTCAGTGAACTAAGTAAGTTCGAGAAACCGGAATCCTTCTGCAAGTCAGAAAGAGCACGAATTAAAGTGTATAAAGGAAAAGAACTGCAGAAGCAAGACAGGATAAAGGATGCAAAAGAAGCATTTATGGAAGCAACAAGATTAGATCCAGAATTAATTACAGCTCGAGAAGCATACAGTAAACTTCAAAACGTGCCACAAGAAGATATCGTagaagaatag